From Peromyscus maniculatus bairdii isolate BWxNUB_F1_BW_parent chromosome 19, HU_Pman_BW_mat_3.1, whole genome shotgun sequence, the proteins below share one genomic window:
- the LOC102906775 gene encoding olfactory receptor 6C4-like, which yields MMKNQTFSEFILLGLTDAPELQICVFLFLLLTYILCIMGNLTIIILTLLDSHLQTPMYFFLRKYSFLEISFTSTFTPRMLVSISTGIKTISFAGCFTQYFFAIFLGATEFCLLTAMSYDRYVAICKPLHYTTIMSNKVCTLLVLCSWLSGFLVILFPIIVTSQLDFCASNVLNHYYCDYGPLIEIACSDTRLLKRFDFLLAVVTLIVTLVLVILSYTRIIRTILKTPSAQQRKKAFSTCSSHMIIISLSYGSCIFM from the coding sequence ATGATGAAAAATCAGACTTTCAGTGAATTCAttctcctgggactcacagatGCACCGGAGCTTcaaatctgtgttttcctattCCTCCTCCTCACATACATTCTCTGCATTATGGGAAATCTCACTATCATTATCCTCACACTGCTGGATTCCCACCTCCAgacacccatgtacttcttcctcaggaAATACTCCTTCCTAGAAATCTCCTTCACATCCACTTTTACTCCTCGAATGCTCGTCAGCATCTCTACAGGAATTAAGACCATCAGCTTTGCTGGCTGCTTCACTCAGTACTTTTTTGCCATCTTTTTAGGAGCCACTGaattctgccttctcactgccatgtcctatgaccgctatgtggccatctgcaaaccCCTGCACTACACCACCATCATGAGCAACAAGGTCTGCACCCTGCTGGTCCTCTGCTCTTGGCTGAGTGGCTTCCTGGTCATCTTATTCCCAATCATCGTGACCAGTCAGCTGGACTTCTGTGCATCCAATGTGCTCAATCATTATTACTGTGACTATGGGCCCCTCATAGAAATAGCTTGCTCAGACACAAGGCTGCTGAAACGCTTTGACTTTCTCTTAGCAGTGGTGACCTTGATAGTCACCCTGGTGCTGGTGATTCTCTCCTACACTCGCATCATCAGGACCATTCTGAAGACCCCTTCTGCACAACAGAGGAAGAAGGCCTTTTCCACATGTTCCTCCCACATGATTATCATTTCCCTCTCGTATGGAAGCTGCATCTtcatgtga